From Nicotiana tabacum cultivar K326 chromosome 22, ASM71507v2, whole genome shotgun sequence, one genomic window encodes:
- the LOC107761496 gene encoding glycolipid transfer protein 1, translating into MEGTVFAPALEGIKHVKSEEGVMLTKPFLDVCKHILPVIEKFGAAMALVKSDIGGNITRLENKYLSNPTKYTNLYSMVQEEVEAKTAKGSSSCTNGLLWLTRAMDFLVELFRNLLDHGDWAMSQACSDSYSKTLKKFHGWLASSSFTVAMKLAPDRKKFMDVICGTGDINSDIGQFCTTFSPLLEENHKFLASVGMDGLKAS; encoded by the exons ATGGAAGGCACAGTCTTTGCCCCTGCTTTAGAAGGAATTAAACATGTCAAGTCTGAGGAAGGAGTAATGCTTACCAAACCTTTCTTAGATGTCTGCAAACACATATTACCCGTAATAG AAAAGTTTGGAGCTGCCATGGCATTGGTCAAGTCTGATATTGGTGGAAATATAACG AGGTTAGAAAACAAGTACTTGTCAAACCCAACAAAATATACAAACTTGTACAGCATGGTGCAAGAAGAGGTTGAAGCGAAGACAGCAAAAGGCTCTTCCAGTTGCACAAATGGTCTTCTTTGGTTGACAAG GGCTATGGATTTCTTGGTGGAGCTGTTCAGGAATTTACTGGACCATGGGGACTGGGCGATGTCACAAGCTTGCTCTGATTCATACAGCAAGACGTTGAAAAAGTTTCATGGATGGTTAGCGAGTTCAAGTTTTACG GTGGCAATGAAGCTCGCTCCAGATAGGAAGAAATTTATGGATGTAATATGTGGGACTGGTGATATTAACAGTGACATTGGACAGTTCTGCACTACTTTCTCACCGCTTCTCGAAGAGAACCACAAGTTCCTG GCCAGCGTAGGAATGGATGGTCTGAAAGCATCTTAA
- the LOC107761497 gene encoding multiple organellar RNA editing factor 2, chloroplastic: protein MAGTTSTAFRATSPTLLDFEPFFPNPKFIPANFPLQTRSTASISHSLRVVAPETGRVNTTRCRANRSAYSPLNSGSNFGDRPPTEMAPLFPGCDYEHWLIVMDKPGGEGATKQQMIDCYIQTLAKVVGSEEEAKKRIYNVSCERYFGFGCEIDEETSNKLEGLPGVLFVLPDSYVDPENKDYGAELFVNGEIVQRSPERQRRVEPVPQRAQDRPRYNDRTRYVRRRENSR from the exons ATGGCGGGTACAACATCCACTGCATTCCGTGCAACTTCTCCAACTCTCCTCGACTTCGAACCTTTCTTCCCTAACCCAAAATTCATACCCGCAAATTTCCCCCTTCAAACCCGCTCCACGGCCTCGATTTCCCATTCCCTCCGGGTAGTAGCTCCGGAAACGGGTCGGGTCAACACAACCAGATGCAGAGCCAACCGCTCCGCTTACTCCCCCCTTAATTCGGGGTCGAACTTCGGGGACCGCCCGCCCACTGAAATGGCTCCGCTTTTTCCCGGTTGTGATTACGAGCACTGGCTTATAGTTATGGATAAACCTGGAGGTGAAGGTGCTACGAAGCAGCAAATGATTGATTGTTACATACAAACTTTAGCCAAAGTTGTTGGAAG TGAAGAAGAGGCTAAGAAGAGGATATACAATGTTTCATGTGAAAGATACTTTGGTTTTGGATGTGAGATTGATGAGGAGACGTCGAATAAGCTTGAAG GTTTGCCTGGTGTTCTTTTTGTCCTTCCAGATTCGTATGTTGACCCTGAGAACAAGGATTATGGAG CTGAGCTATTTGTGAATGGAGAGATAGTTCAAAGGTCACCTGAAAGACAAAGAAGAGTGGAGCCAGTGCCCCAAAGGGCTCAAGACAGACCCAGATATAATGACCGAACACGTTACGTCAGGCGCCGTGAGAATTCACGGTGA